A window of Paenibacillus phoenicis genomic DNA:
CAACGATCTGCGGATCCGGTTCATACCCTTCCGGGCTGGCCACGGACACGTGGACACCTAGCTTCGCCCCGCCGATCATCAGCGAGTGCGCCATGTTGTTGCCGTCGCCAACGTACGCCAGCTTAAGGCCCTGCAGCTTGCCCTTATGCTCATACAGCGTCTGATAGTCAGCCAGCACCTGGCACGGATGGGCCAAGTCGCTAAGTCCATTAATGACCGGTACGGTAGCATAGCGGGCCAGATCAGCCACCTTATCATGACCGAAGGTCCGAATCATGATCCCGTCCAGGTAGCGCGACATGACCCCCGCCGTATCGGCGATCGTTTCGCCGCGTCCAAGTTGGATGTCGTTTTTGCTGAGAAACAGCGCATGACCTCCCAACTGATACGTCCCCACTTCAAAAGACACCCGTGTCCGCGTTGACGATTTTTCAAAAATCAGCCCGACGGTTTTTCCCAGCAGCGGTTGGTACACCTCGCCGTTCTTCTGCTTGCGCTTGAGCTCAATCGCCAAATCGATCAAATAGTGGATCTCGTCGGTTGAATAATCCGTCAGCTCGATAAAATCGCGGCCGCTTAAATTCATGCTGCTGCGTTTCGATGGTTCCAGCAAAGTCATTGATTAGTTCCCCTCCTTGGAAGTATAAGCGGCGATGACGTCTGCCAAAATCGCTACGGCCTGGTCGATCTCTTCCTTCGACACCTTGAGGTTCGGCAACAGCCGAATGACCTCAGGGCCGGCGGTGACGAACAGCAGTCCATGTTGTTGTCCGAGCAGTACGATGTCGCCCACCGGTCCGGCGCACCCAATGCCGATCAGCAAGCCTTTGCCGCGCACTTCTTGGACGAACGGCTCGTCCTTAAATGTCTCCTTCAGGAGGCCCGTCAAATATTCGCCCATCTCCGCGGCATGTTCCGGAATCCGCTCCTCCTGCATCGTCTCCAGCGTGGCAATGATTGCCGACGTGACGATCGGATTGCCGCCAAATGTAGACGCATGGCTGCCCGGAGGAAACGCTTCGCGTAAATACTCTTTAGCCAGCATTGCTCCGGCTGGCAAGCCGCTGGCAATCCCTTTCGCCAATGTAAAAATATCCGGCTCGATGCCGTAATGCTGATGCGCAAACCATTTGCCCGTACGGCCCATGCCGGTTTGGACCTCGTCGATGATGAGCAGCAGCCCCTCTGCCTTGCACAGCTCAGACAGCTCTTGCACGAACGCCGGCTCCACCGGGTACACACCGCCTTCGGCTTGCACCATTTCCAGCATCACTGCCGCCGTTTGCGGGCCGATCGCTGCTTTCAGTGCTGGCAGGTCATGCAGAGGTACGGACTTGAAGCCTTCAGGAAGCGGTAGAAAACCGTCCTTGACCTTCTGCTGGCCGGTCGCGGTCAGCGTAGCCAACGTCCGCCCATGGAAGGATTGGTTGAACGTAATCATCTCGAAGCGGTTCGTTCCTTTCACCTTTTGATGGTAGCGCCGCGCCAGCTTGATCGCCGCTTCGTTTGCTTCGGCGCCGCTGTTGCAGAAGAAAACGACGTCCGCGCAGCTAATCTCCGTCAGCTTCCGCGCTGCAGCTTCCTGCTGCGGAATATGGAACAGGTTGCTCACATGCCAGAGCTCATCCAGCTGAGCCTTCACCTTGGCCGCCACCTTCTCCGGGGCATGCCCCAGGTTGGCGACCGCAAGACCGCTCATGAAATCAAGGTAGCGGTTGCCTTTGTCGTCCCACAGCCAGCTGCCTTTCCCTTTAACCAAATGAATCGGGTACCGGGCATAACTTGGGAACAACGCGCTGGGGCTGCTCCCTTCCGCCGCAGCTGCTACGGCGTTTGCTCCGGTGCCCGGAGCCGTTGTTGCTTCTTTCAGATCACTTTGCGCCATCGTTTTTTCCACTCCCATCTACTTAATTACTAATATAACCTTCCGACATCCGCTTCGCTACGCCATCCGCACGATTCGGGTACCGATGCGTTCCCCGGACAGCACTTTTCCGAGTACGCCCGGCTCGTTGCCGCCTACAATCACTGCTTCCTTGACACTGCCGCTGATGCAAGCCACGGCGGCGCGCACCTTCGGGATCATTCCGCCGTAAATTTCCCCGGTGGAGATCATATCCTCGATTTGCTGTACGGTAATGGAATCGAGTACTTTTCTTTCGGTTCCGGTCATTTTCAAAATTCCGGGCACATCGGTGACGACGATCATACGTGAAACCCCCAGTGCCGAAGCAACCGCTCCTGCGGCCGTGTCCGCGTTGATGTTATAACGTTGTGCTCCGCTGGCATCAATACCAACGGGAGCAATTACCGGAATGTAGCCGAGATCCAGTACGCCGCGGATCAAATCCGCGTTAACACCCGTCACATCCCCAACGAATCCGACTTCCTTGCTGTTCGCAACCGGCTTCGCCTGCAGCAAGCCGCCGTCCACGCCGGACAAGCCCAGCGCTTTCCCGCCGTTCTGGGCGATGCGGCGCACGATCATCTTGTTAATACTGCCGGCCAGCACCATTTCCACGACGTCCAGGACTTCATCCGTCGTATAACGCAGTCCGTCGACGAACGTGCTCTCAATCCCCAGCTTACCGAGGTTCTCCGAAATGGCTGGGCCGCCGCCATGGACGATCACCGGGTTTGCCCCTTCTTTTTGCAGCTTCACCAAGTCGGCAAAAAAAGAATTCGGCAGCTCCGCGAGCGTGCTGCCGCCACATTTCATCACAAACATTAGTCTGCCTGCTCCTTTCCGGAGTTCATCTCATCTGATAAATGATTTAGGATATGAATTCAAATTAAGTGCGATAAGCCGCGTTAATCCGGACGTAGTCATAGGTCAAATCGCAGCCCCAGGCGGTGGCTTCGCCTTGGCCGTTATGCAGGTCAACAGAGATGTTGATCGTGTCGCCTTTCAGGTAAGCAAGCGCCACATCCTCATCGAAAGGAACCGGACGCGAGCCCTCCAACACGACGATGTCCCCCAGCTTGATGTCCACCGTCTCTGGGTTGACCGGCTCTCCCGCACGGCCGACCGCAGCGATGATGCGGCCCCAGTTGGCGTCGGCGCCAAACACCGCCGACTTCACGAGGCTCGAGCCAACGATCGTCTTCGCGATCGCGCGAGCCGAATTATCGCTTACGGCGCCGCGCACCGTCACCTCGACGAGACGTGTTGCGCCTTCCCCATCGCGGGCGATCGCCTTGGCTAACGTCTCGCACACGTGGCGGAACGCCGCAGCGAACACGTCCCAGTCGGCATGCCCGGGTGACAGCTCCCGGTTGCCAGCCAGCCCGCTCGCCATCGCCAGCAGCATATCGTTCGTGCTCGTATCGCCATCAACGGTGATCATGTTAAACGTCACGTCGGTCGTTTGCCCGAGCAGGCTTTGCAGCGCCTGTGGCTCAATCGCGGCGTCGGTCGTGACGAACGCCAGCATCGTGGCCATGTTCGGATGGATCATGCCCGAGCCCTTGGCAGCCCCCGCGATCGTCACCTCGCGGCCGTCCACGTCAAGCTTCACGCACACCTCTTTCTTCACGAGGTCCGTGGTCAAAATCGCCTGGCAGAACTGCTCGGCCCCCTCGCCGTTCGCTGCCACCGCCGCCGGCAATCCAGCGATGCCGGCGCGGACGCGGTCCATCGGCAATAGCTCGCCGATGACGCCGGTGGAGGCTACGGCGACTTCGTGTTCGCCGAGCCCAAACGCCTCCGCCGCCGCAGCGCGCATCGCGTACGCGTCGGCTTCGCCTTGCACGCCGGTGCACGCGTTGGCGTTGCCGCTGTTGACGACGACGGCCCGCAGCCGCTGCCCGCTGGACGCGACGCTCTCACGCGTCACTTTCAGCGGCGCCGCCTGGAAGACGTTCGTCGTATAAACAGCGGCGGCTACCGCCGGCACCTCGCAGAGGATTGCGCCGAGATCGTTGCGGGTCGTCTTCTTCAGACCGCAATGCAGCCCGCCGGCCTGAAAGCCTTTTGGCGTGGTGATGCTCCCCTCCGGCGCTGCACGAAATAAACTAACCACTCCCATGACGTACTCCTTTCACAAGCCTAAATAAGTTGATATCTCCCTATGGGTAAACCGGTGTGAACTTCAAGCCGGTCGTTTCCTCCCAGCCCATCATCAGGTTCAAATTCTGAATCGCTTGCCCCGCCGCGCCTTTGACCAAATTATCAATGACGGACACGATCGTCAGCCGACCTGTACGTGCATCCGCCGCAAAGCCGATGTCGCAAAAGTTCGAGCCGAACACTTCCTTGGTCGCCGGCCACTTGCCTTTGTCCCGGATGCGGACGAACGGACGTCCTTCGTAATATTGACGGTACAGCTGGATCAAATCTTCCTCTGTATAGGCGCCCTTCAACGTGGCGTACATCGTGCACATAATCCCCCGCGTCATCGGCGTCAGGTGCGTCGTGAACGTCACCGTGACCGGTTCACCGGTGATTTTCCCTAAGGTTTGCTCGATCTCTGGGATGTGCTGGTGCTTGTTGACCTTATATACTTTCATATTTTCATTGATTTCCGCGTAATGGTTTGTCAGGTTCATGCCCCGGCCCGCGCCGGATACACCCGACTTGGCATCGATGATGATGCTGCCCGGATCAATCCAGCCTGCACTCAGCGCCGGGATCAGACCAAGCAGCGTAGCGGTTGGATAGCAGCCCGGGTTGGAGACGAACTCCTTGCCTTTCACCTCATCGCCGTAAATCTCCGCCAAGCCATACACCGCCTGCTCAAGCAACGCTGCTGCCGGAGCCTCATGTTTATACCAAGCCTCGTATTCACGGCCGTCTTTGAGCCGAAAATCACCGGACAAATCAATAACCTTCAGTCCAACCTCCAGCAGCTGCGGCACCAGCTTCGTGCTGACCCCGGATGGCGTTGCGGTAAATACCACATCGACCTTCGTCGCAAGCTCCTCCGGATTCAAGCCGTCCAGCGGCTGAACGATGATCTCGGATAAATGCGGGAACCCGTCCGTTAAGGGCTCTCCCGCGCTAGAAACGGAAATCACCGAAGCGATCTCCACATGCGGATGTCCCCATAAAAAACGAATCAGCTCCACGCCCCCATACCCCGTGGAACCGACGATGGCTACTTTTATTTTCTCCCCGTTCACAATGCTAACCTCGCTTCCTCTCCCGTTGGATCAAGCCTATGAAATCAACAATATGCATCATTCCGTTGTAAATATGTATTATTATACGGCTGAACTTATATAAATACAACAACTCTCACAAAAAATTTACCCTCGCATGTCAGGCCTCTCTCGCCGTCCACAACTTTTGTGCAAGGTCTGAATCAGGTATATTTAGAAGGTGCTCATGTACCGCATAGAAGGAGGAGAAGCAGAAGCACCATGTCGAACGAAAAAACGATCGCATTCGTATACGCTCATCCCGATGATGAAACATTTGGGTGTTCTTATTTAATCCGGCAAATCGCCGATGAAGGAGGCAAGGCGGTGCTGCTGACCGCCACCCGGGGAGACGCGGGTAAAACCGGTCGCTTAGGGGAAATGACACGCGAACAGTTAGCTGCCCGCAGGGATCAGGAGTTGGCCAAAGCCGCCGAGATCCTCGGCATCTCCGTTGTCGAGCAGCTGGGGCTGCCGGACGGCAAGCTGAAGGAGGCGGACCCGGCGATGCTGCGGGAGAAGATTGCCGACTTCTTGTGGCGCCATCAGGCGGAGGTCGTCGTGACGTTCCCGGAAGACGGCCTATCCGGACACCCGGATCATATCGTCATCCATCACGCCGTAAACGATGTCGTTTTTGGCGGCCAAGCGCCTACCGTGCAGAAATTGTATTATAACCAACTGGGATCGTATACTTCGGATCATTCCAGCGTGCTGCGCATGGCGGCCGGCAACCGTTGGGAAGCCAAACGCCAAGCCCTGGCCGCCCATGAGTCGCAAATTTGGAGCGTGGAGCGGGTATTTGGCGTTTTAGGACCGCAGGTACCGCCGCATCACCAATTCGAGTCATTTGAGCTGATCTGGGAGCGGGGCGAACGGTATCCACAAAAAAACGAGCAGTCTATCTATGATGGCTTGGTTTGAAAGCGACCCCCAAACAATAACCGTCCGAATCAATTCGGACGGTTTATTTCTATTTTGCGGGTATGTTCTTTTTCGGGGCATGCGTCTCCCCGGACGTATTAGATTCTCCGGACCCCTTTTACACCATTATCCCGTTCGATCAGAGCAAGAAACACTTCTTGATGAATGATCTGCACAGGTCAGTTCACCCCTGCCCTAACGATCATCTCCTGAAGGAAAGGGATAATGGTGCAAAAAAGCCCAGCAGAGTTCCCCCATGCCGAGCTTATCCCCTTTGGTCAGCCAGCACCGGAGAGATCAACCAACTACCAGAAGTCACTGCTCTCCCTGCACCCTTTTAAACCCTTCCCCCAATACCTCATGTGCATTCGTGATGATGACAAAGGCATTGGGATCCAGCGTCTGTACCAACGTCTTGAGCCGCGTGACTTCGCTCTGCCCTACAACGACCATCAGCACGGTCCGCGCATCGCCGGTGTACCCGCCGTGACCGTCCAGCTTAGTCAGCCCCCGGTCCAGGTGAGTGAGCACAGCCTGCGAGATCTCCTCCGTCCGGTCGGCAATAATGTAAGCGACCTTCGTGTAATTGAAGCCCAGCTCGATGGCATCGATGATTTTACCGGTGATGTACAGTCCGATCAGGGCATAGAGCGCTTTTTCCGGGGTCAGCAAAAATAACGCCAACACAATCACAATCCCGTCCATCATCACAACGCAAACGGAGAGGCTGAGGCCGCTGTACTTTTGAATAATTTGCGCCAAGGTGGACAGCCCGCCGGTGGATCCCCGGCCTCGGAACACAATACCGAGTCCTATCCCCACCCCGATGCCTCCATATAACGAAGCCAGCAACGGATCTGTCGTTGGTACGGGAATGTCCCGTGTCAAAAAGACGAAGAACGGCAGCACCACCGTGCCCAGCAGAGAACGGATGGAGTAGTCCCGCCCGAGCAGCACGTAGCCTGCGATGAACAGCGGGATGTTCAGGGCCCATTGGGTGTAGGCTGGTTCGATTCCAAATTGCGACTGAACGATGATAGATAACCCCGAGACACCGCCCGAGGCGATATGACTGGGGACCAAAAACAAATTAAACGCCAAGGCAGTGATCAGCGAGCCTACGATAATCATCAACGTATCCAGCGTATGGCGTATGGGACCGGTGACCGGAATATAGTCTTGAAATCGGCGTTTGCGAACTATCGGCGGCATTGCTCCCCCTCCTTACTTGCATTTCATGAAATATGTAAAAATAGAAAAACCCACCCGTACCAAACGTGGCCAAGGTGGGTCGTATTTAGTAGCGGCTCGGGCGGGAAGGCACATCAAGGCGCTCCCGTCCCGCCGATTAGCTCTCCGTCTTAATCTGGCTGCGCAGATAACCGTCGATAAAAGCGTCCAGATCCCCGTCCATCACCGCGCCGACATTCCCCGTCTCCACGTTCGTCCGGTGATCCTTCACCATGCTGTACGGGTGGAACACGTACGAGCGGATTTGGCTGCCCCAGGCGATATCCGATTGCTCGCCGCGGATCTCATCCAACTCGCGTTGTTGCTCCTCGATCTTGCGTTCGTACAGCTTGGAGCGGAGCATCGTCATCGCCCGTTCTCGGTTCTTGATCTGTGAGCGTTCGTTCTGGCAGGTCACCACGATCCCGGTCGGGATGTGGGTAATCCGCACGGCCGAGTCGGTCGTGTTGATGTGCTGACCGCCGGCACCGCTGGCGCGGTACGTATCGATTTTTAAATCCTCATTACGGATTTCGATCTCCACGTCATCGCTGATCTCCGGCACGACGTCACAGGAGACGAACGACGTATGCCGGCGTCCGGAAGCGTCAAACGGCGAGATCCGCACCAGCCGGTGAACGCCCTTCTCCGCCTTCAGGTAGCCGTAGGCGTTGTAGCCTTTGATCAACAGCGTAACGCTCTTGATCCCGGCTTCGTCGCCCGGCAGGTAGTCCAGCGTCTCGACCTTAAAGCCACGTTTCTCCGCCCAGCGAGTATACATCCGCAGCAGCATTTGGCCCCAGTCCTGGGACTCGGTGCCGCCTGCGCCAGGATGCAACTCGAGAATCGCGTTCATTTTGTCGTACGGCTGGTTCAGCAGCAGCTGGAGCTCGAACTCCTCCAACTTCTTCACGAGCTTCTCTACGGAGTCTGCTACCTCCGCAGCCAGCGATTCATCGCCTTCTTCCTCGGCGAGCTCCGCCATCATTTCCAGCTCATCGTATTCGTTCTGCAGCGCCGTATATTGGTCCACCGAGGATTTTACCGCATTCATCTCCGCGATAATCCCTTGAGCTTTCTCGTTGTCGTCCCAGAAATCCGGTGCCGCCATTTTCTCCTCATAGTTGGCGATCATCTCTTGCTTCAGATCTAAGTCAAAGAGACCCCCTAAGGTTGGTTAATTTCTTTGCGATTTCGCGCATGTCTTGTTTCACGTTCGCATCGATCATACGGTAGATCACCTTTCTTTGTAAAAGTTTATTTGTAGCTGCCACTTTGGTTTAAAGGTAACGCCCTTTTTTACCCTTATTCAACTCCCGGGCACCGAATTTCAAAAAATAAGGACAAAATCTACCTTTATTTCATTCCTAAACCTGGAAAAACCCTGTTTTGAGCCATAGTCTGCAAAAATAAGGCCAAAAAACTCCCTTATTTACCAGACATCTGCCCAAAAAAGCAAAATAAGGCCCTTTTTTACCCCTATTTCGCCTGTGGCTGAACCAACGTCGAGGTGGCTACCTCGGATGAGCCAACATCGGCGCGGCCGCTGCGGCCGAGAACAGGTTTTCCCTCCAAACGGGGCAAAAGCGGGCAGCCTAAGGAAATCCTCAGGCTCCCCGCCGCACCCAGCTTATGCCGACATTATGCGTTTTGGCCGTGGCAGTGTTTGTACTTCTTGCCGCTGCCGCATGGGCACAAGTCGTTGCGGCCGATCGTTTCGCCGCGTTTGACTGGGCGTTTCTCTGCCGGCTCGCCGCTCGTGGTGATTTTGTTCTCATCCACGACCGCTTGGCGTTCCTGGTTCGTTTCGATCTGCGCCTTCATGATGTACGTCGCGACTTCTTCCTGAATGCTGGCGATCATCGCGTTGAACATCTCATAGCCTTCAAATTGATATTCGCGCAGCGGATCGGTACCGCCGTATGCACGAAGATGAATGCCTTGACGCAGCTGATCCATCGCGTCGATATGGTCCATCCATTTGCTGTCGACAGCACGGAGGGCGATAACCTTCTCGAACTCCCGTACCATTTCCGGACCAATCGCTTCTTCGCGAGCGTTG
This region includes:
- the argF gene encoding ornithine carbamoyltransferase, which translates into the protein MTLLEPSKRSSMNLSGRDFIELTDYSTDEIHYLIDLAIELKRKQKNGEVYQPLLGKTVGLIFEKSSTRTRVSFEVGTYQLGGHALFLSKNDIQLGRGETIADTAGVMSRYLDGIMIRTFGHDKVADLARYATVPVINGLSDLAHPCQVLADYQTLYEHKGKLQGLKLAYVGDGNNMAHSLMIGGAKLGVHVSVASPEGYEPDPQIVAEAQEIAKATGAVIEVVRDPKAAVQEADAIYTDVWASMGFEEEQKIREAAFRNYQVDEQLARYAKPDYVFMHCLPAHRGEEVSEGVIDGPHSIIFDQAENRLHAQKALMAALMG
- a CDS encoding aspartate aminotransferase family protein, with protein sequence MAQSDLKEATTAPGTGANAVAAAAEGSSPSALFPSYARYPIHLVKGKGSWLWDDKGNRYLDFMSGLAVANLGHAPEKVAAKVKAQLDELWHVSNLFHIPQQEAAARKLTEISCADVVFFCNSGAEANEAAIKLARRYHQKVKGTNRFEMITFNQSFHGRTLATLTATGQQKVKDGFLPLPEGFKSVPLHDLPALKAAIGPQTAAVMLEMVQAEGGVYPVEPAFVQELSELCKAEGLLLIIDEVQTGMGRTGKWFAHQHYGIEPDIFTLAKGIASGLPAGAMLAKEYLREAFPPGSHASTFGGNPIVTSAIIATLETMQEERIPEHAAEMGEYLTGLLKETFKDEPFVQEVRGKGLLIGIGCAGPVGDIVLLGQQHGLLFVTAGPEVIRLLPNLKVSKEEIDQAVAILADVIAAYTSKEGN
- the argB gene encoding acetylglutamate kinase, whose product is MFVMKCGGSTLAELPNSFFADLVKLQKEGANPVIVHGGGPAISENLGKLGIESTFVDGLRYTTDEVLDVVEMVLAGSINKMIVRRIAQNGGKALGLSGVDGGLLQAKPVANSKEVGFVGDVTGVNADLIRGVLDLGYIPVIAPVGIDASGAQRYNINADTAAGAVASALGVSRMIVVTDVPGILKMTGTERKVLDSITVQQIEDMISTGEIYGGMIPKVRAAVACISGSVKEAVIVGGNEPGVLGKVLSGERIGTRIVRMA
- the argJ gene encoding bifunctional glutamate N-acetyltransferase/amino-acid acetyltransferase ArgJ; the encoded protein is MGVVSLFRAAPEGSITTPKGFQAGGLHCGLKKTTRNDLGAILCEVPAVAAAVYTTNVFQAAPLKVTRESVASSGQRLRAVVVNSGNANACTGVQGEADAYAMRAAAAEAFGLGEHEVAVASTGVIGELLPMDRVRAGIAGLPAAVAANGEGAEQFCQAILTTDLVKKEVCVKLDVDGREVTIAGAAKGSGMIHPNMATMLAFVTTDAAIEPQALQSLLGQTTDVTFNMITVDGDTSTNDMLLAMASGLAGNRELSPGHADWDVFAAAFRHVCETLAKAIARDGEGATRLVEVTVRGAVSDNSARAIAKTIVGSSLVKSAVFGADANWGRIIAAVGRAGEPVNPETVDIKLGDIVVLEGSRPVPFDEDVALAYLKGDTINISVDLHNGQGEATAWGCDLTYDYVRINAAYRT
- the argC gene encoding N-acetyl-gamma-glutamyl-phosphate reductase, which encodes MNGEKIKVAIVGSTGYGGVELIRFLWGHPHVEIASVISVSSAGEPLTDGFPHLSEIIVQPLDGLNPEELATKVDVVFTATPSGVSTKLVPQLLEVGLKVIDLSGDFRLKDGREYEAWYKHEAPAAALLEQAVYGLAEIYGDEVKGKEFVSNPGCYPTATLLGLIPALSAGWIDPGSIIIDAKSGVSGAGRGMNLTNHYAEINENMKVYKVNKHQHIPEIEQTLGKITGEPVTVTFTTHLTPMTRGIMCTMYATLKGAYTEEDLIQLYRQYYEGRPFVRIRDKGKWPATKEVFGSNFCDIGFAADARTGRLTIVSVIDNLVKGAAGQAIQNLNLMMGWEETTGLKFTPVYP
- a CDS encoding PIG-L deacetylase family protein, which codes for MSNEKTIAFVYAHPDDETFGCSYLIRQIADEGGKAVLLTATRGDAGKTGRLGEMTREQLAARRDQELAKAAEILGISVVEQLGLPDGKLKEADPAMLREKIADFLWRHQAEVVVTFPEDGLSGHPDHIVIHHAVNDVVFGGQAPTVQKLYYNQLGSYTSDHSSVLRMAAGNRWEAKRQALAAHESQIWSVERVFGVLGPQVPPHHQFESFELIWERGERYPQKNEQSIYDGLV
- a CDS encoding YitT family protein, giving the protein MPPIVRKRRFQDYIPVTGPIRHTLDTLMIIVGSLITALAFNLFLVPSHIASGGVSGLSIIVQSQFGIEPAYTQWALNIPLFIAGYVLLGRDYSIRSLLGTVVLPFFVFLTRDIPVPTTDPLLASLYGGIGVGIGLGIVFRGRGSTGGLSTLAQIIQKYSGLSLSVCVVMMDGIVIVLALFLLTPEKALYALIGLYITGKIIDAIELGFNYTKVAYIIADRTEEISQAVLTHLDRGLTKLDGHGGYTGDARTVLMVVVGQSEVTRLKTLVQTLDPNAFVIITNAHEVLGEGFKRVQGEQ
- the prfB gene encoding peptide chain release factor 2 (programmed frameshift) is translated as MIDANVKQDMREIAKKLTNLRGSLDLDLKQEMIANYEEKMAAPDFWDDNEKAQGIIAEMNAVKSSVDQYTALQNEYDELEMMAELAEEEGDESLAAEVADSVEKLVKKLEEFELQLLLNQPYDKMNAILELHPGAGGTESQDWGQMLLRMYTRWAEKRGFKVETLDYLPGDEAGIKSVTLLIKGYNAYGYLKAEKGVHRLVRISPFDASGRRHTSFVSCDVVPEISDDVEIEIRNEDLKIDTYRASGAGGQHINTTDSAVRITHIPTGIVVTCQNERSQIKNRERAMTMLRSKLYERKIEEQQRELDEIRGEQSDIAWGSQIRSYVFHPYSMVKDHRTNVETGNVGAVMDGDLDAFIDGYLRSQIKTES